In Streptomyces sp. DG2A-72, one genomic interval encodes:
- a CDS encoding DUF3817 domain-containing protein, whose product MKKSVLTRYRVLAYVTGVLLVLLCLGMIAKYGLDVDGAADFTRVVAIAHGWLYVLYLVFAFDLGSKAKWPVGKQLWVLLAGTVPTAAFFVERKISHELEAKVAGDSPAVAKA is encoded by the coding sequence ATGAAAAAAAGCGTGCTGACCCGCTACCGCGTTCTGGCCTACGTCACCGGTGTGCTGCTCGTCCTGCTGTGCCTCGGCATGATCGCGAAGTACGGCCTCGATGTCGACGGTGCCGCCGACTTCACCCGGGTCGTCGCCATCGCGCACGGCTGGCTGTACGTCCTCTACCTGGTCTTCGCCTTCGACCTGGGCTCCAAGGCGAAGTGGCCGGTCGGCAAGCAGCTCTGGGTCCTGCTCGCCGGCACCGTCCCGACGGCCGCCTTCTTCGTCGAGCGGAAGATCAGCCACGAGCTGGAGGCCAAGGTGGCCGGGGATTCGCCGGCGGTCGCGAAGGCCTGA
- a CDS encoding IS110 family transposase, whose product MIDTSDIGVFLGLDVGKGEHHATAVTATGKKAFDKRLPNSEPKLRELFAKLQAKHGTVLVVVDQPASIGALPIAVARDMGCQVAYLPGLTMRRIADLYPGEAKTDARDAFVIADAARSMPHTLRSIELEDETVAELEMILGFDDDLAGEATRISNRLRGLLTQIHPHLERVLGPRIQHPAVLQLLDQFGSPALIRKAGRRRLISLIRPKAPRMAERLVEDIFTALDEQTVVVPGTDAAALIVPSLASSLQAVLDQRKLLATRIEELLEAHPLSKVLTSMPGIGVRTGARILIDVGDGSSFPSAAHLAAYAGLAPATRSSGSSIRGEQPSRRGNKQLKRAFFLSAFAALADPVSRTYYDKKIAQGKHHTQALLCLARRRANVLFAMLRDGTFYEPQPAPTG is encoded by the coding sequence GTGATCGACACCAGCGACATCGGCGTCTTCCTCGGCCTGGACGTCGGCAAGGGCGAACACCACGCCACCGCCGTCACCGCGACCGGGAAGAAGGCCTTCGACAAGCGGCTGCCCAACAGTGAGCCCAAACTCCGCGAGCTCTTCGCGAAGTTGCAGGCCAAGCACGGCACCGTGCTCGTGGTCGTCGACCAGCCGGCCTCCATCGGCGCCCTGCCCATCGCAGTGGCCCGCGACATGGGCTGCCAGGTTGCCTATCTGCCAGGTCTCACGATGCGGCGGATCGCCGACCTCTATCCCGGCGAGGCCAAGACCGACGCCCGTGACGCCTTCGTCATCGCCGACGCCGCCCGGTCGATGCCGCACACACTCCGCTCCATCGAGCTGGAAGACGAGACCGTCGCCGAGCTGGAAATGATCCTCGGCTTCGACGACGACCTGGCCGGCGAAGCCACCCGCATCAGCAACCGGCTGCGCGGCCTGCTCACCCAGATCCACCCGCACCTCGAACGGGTCCTGGGCCCGCGCATCCAGCACCCGGCCGTGCTCCAACTGCTGGACCAGTTCGGCTCGCCGGCCCTGATCCGCAAGGCCGGACGGCGCCGGCTGATCAGCCTGATACGCCCGAAGGCCCCGCGGATGGCCGAGCGGCTGGTCGAGGACATCTTCACCGCGCTCGACGAACAGACCGTCGTCGTCCCCGGCACGGACGCCGCCGCCCTGATCGTCCCCAGCCTCGCCAGCTCTCTCCAAGCCGTCCTCGACCAGCGCAAACTCCTCGCCACGAGAATCGAGGAACTGCTGGAGGCCCACCCTCTTTCCAAGGTCCTGACGTCCATGCCCGGCATCGGCGTCAGGACCGGAGCCAGGATCCTCATCGACGTCGGCGACGGCAGCAGCTTCCCGTCCGCCGCCCACCTCGCCGCTTACGCCGGACTCGCCCCCGCGACCCGCAGCTCGGGCTCGTCGATCCGCGGCGAACAACCCTCCCGCCGGGGAAACAAACAGCTCAAACGGGCCTTCTTCCTGTCCGCGTTCGCGGCCCTGGCCGACCCGGTCTCGCGGACCTACTACGACAAGAAGATCGCTCAGGGAAAGCACCACACCCAAGCCCTCCTCTGCCTCGCGAGACGACGAGCCAACGTGCTCTTCGCGATGCTCCGCGACGGCACCTTCTACGAACCCCAACCCGCCCCCACGGGTTGA
- a CDS encoding MarR family winged helix-turn-helix transcriptional regulator — MPKPLSLPFDPIARADEHWKQRWGNVPSMAAITSIMRAQQILLAEVDAVVKPYELTFARYEALVLLTFSKAGELPMSKIGERLMVHPTSVTNTVDRLVRSGLVEKRPNPNDGRGTLATITDKGREVVEAATRDLMAMDFGLGVYDAEECAEIFAMLRPLRVAAGDFEDG; from the coding sequence GTGCCGAAGCCCCTCAGCCTTCCCTTCGACCCCATCGCCCGCGCCGACGAACACTGGAAGCAGCGCTGGGGAAACGTACCCTCCATGGCCGCGATCACCTCGATCATGCGGGCCCAGCAGATCCTGCTCGCCGAGGTCGACGCGGTGGTCAAGCCGTACGAACTGACGTTCGCGCGCTATGAGGCATTGGTGCTGCTCACCTTCTCGAAGGCCGGTGAGCTGCCGATGTCCAAGATCGGCGAGCGGCTCATGGTGCATCCGACGTCCGTGACTAACACGGTGGACCGGCTGGTGAGGTCGGGCCTGGTGGAGAAGCGGCCCAACCCGAACGACGGCCGCGGCACCCTCGCCACCATCACCGACAAGGGCCGCGAGGTCGTCGAGGCCGCCACCCGCGACCTGATGGCGATGGACTTCGGACTCGGGGTGTACGACGCCGAGGAGTGCGCCGAGATCTTCGCGATGCTGCGGCCGCTGCGGGTGGCCGCCGGCGACTTCGAGGACGGGTAG
- a CDS encoding methylmalonyl-CoA mutase yields the protein MDAHAIEDGRRRWQARYDASRKRDADFTTLSGDPVEPVYGPRPGDRYEGFERIGWPGEYPFTRGLYSTGYRGRTWTIRQFAGFGNAEQTNERYKMILANGGGGLSVAFDMPTLMGRDSDDPRSLGEVGHCGVAIDSAADMEVLFRDIPLGDVTTSMTISGPAVPVFCMYLVAAERQGVDPAVLNGTLQTDIFKEYIAQKEWLFQPEPHLRLIGNLMEYCASGIPAYKPLSVSGYHIREAGSTAAQELAYTLADGFGYVELGLSRGMDVDVFAPGLSFFFDAHVDFFEEIAKFRAARRIWARWMRDVYGAQSEKAQWLRFHTQTAGVSLTAQQPYNNVVRTAVEALAAVLGGTNSLHTNALDETLALPSEQAAEIALRTQQVLMEETGVVNVADPLGGSWYVEQLTDRIEADAEKIFDQIKERGLRAHPDGRHPIGPVTSGILRGIEDGWFTGEIAESAFQYQKALEKGDKRVVGVNVHHGSVTGDLEILRVSHEVEREQVRALGGRKAARDDAAVRSTLDAMVAAARNGGNMIEPMLNAVRAEATLGEICGVLREEWGVYTEPAGF from the coding sequence ATGGACGCTCACGCCATAGAGGACGGCCGCCGTCGCTGGCAGGCCCGCTACGACGCTTCGCGCAAGCGCGACGCAGACTTCACCACGCTCTCCGGCGATCCCGTGGAGCCGGTGTACGGGCCCCGGCCGGGGGACAGGTACGAGGGCTTCGAGCGGATCGGCTGGCCCGGGGAGTATCCCTTCACCCGCGGGCTGTATTCGACCGGCTACCGAGGGCGGACCTGGACCATCCGCCAGTTCGCCGGCTTCGGCAACGCCGAACAGACGAACGAGCGCTACAAGATGATCCTGGCCAACGGCGGAGGCGGCCTGTCCGTGGCCTTCGACATGCCGACCCTCATGGGCCGCGACTCCGACGACCCGCGCTCGCTCGGCGAGGTCGGCCACTGCGGCGTGGCGATCGACTCGGCGGCGGACATGGAGGTCCTGTTCCGGGACATCCCGCTGGGCGACGTCACGACCTCGATGACGATCAGCGGTCCGGCCGTCCCCGTCTTCTGCATGTACCTCGTCGCGGCCGAGCGGCAGGGCGTCGACCCCGCCGTCCTGAACGGCACGCTCCAGACGGACATCTTCAAGGAGTACATCGCCCAGAAGGAGTGGCTCTTCCAGCCCGAGCCGCACCTGCGCCTCATCGGCAACCTCATGGAGTACTGCGCCTCCGGCATCCCCGCCTACAAGCCGCTGTCCGTCTCCGGCTACCACATCCGCGAGGCCGGATCGACGGCGGCACAGGAGCTGGCATACACGCTGGCGGACGGCTTCGGGTACGTCGAACTGGGGCTCTCCCGCGGCATGGACGTGGACGTCTTCGCCCCCGGCCTGTCCTTCTTCTTCGACGCCCATGTCGATTTCTTCGAGGAGATCGCCAAGTTCCGCGCCGCGCGGCGCATCTGGGCGCGCTGGATGCGGGACGTGTACGGCGCGCAGTCCGAGAAGGCCCAGTGGCTGCGCTTCCACACGCAGACCGCCGGCGTCTCCCTGACGGCCCAGCAGCCGTACAACAACGTGGTGCGTACGGCCGTGGAGGCGCTGGCGGCCGTACTGGGCGGCACGAACTCCCTCCACACCAACGCCCTGGACGAAACCCTCGCGCTGCCCTCCGAGCAGGCCGCGGAGATCGCCCTGCGCACGCAGCAGGTACTGATGGAGGAGACCGGGGTCGTCAACGTGGCCGATCCGCTGGGCGGTTCGTGGTACGTCGAGCAGCTCACCGACCGCATCGAGGCGGACGCGGAGAAGATCTTCGACCAGATCAAGGAGCGGGGCCTCAGGGCCCACCCCGACGGCCGGCACCCGATCGGACCGGTCACCTCCGGGATCCTGCGCGGCATCGAGGACGGCTGGTTCACCGGGGAGATCGCGGAGTCCGCCTTCCAGTACCAGAAGGCCCTGGAGAAGGGCGACAAGCGGGTCGTAGGCGTCAACGTCCACCACGGCTCGGTCACCGGCGACCTGGAGATCCTCCGCGTCAGCCACGAGGTGGAGAGGGAGCAGGTCCGGGCGCTCGGCGGCCGGAAGGCCGCCCGCGACGACGCGGCGGTGCGCTCCACGCTGGACGCGATGGTCGCGGCGGCGCGGAACGGCGGCAACATGATCGAGCCGATGCTGAACGCGGTGCGGGCGGAGGCGACGCTGGGGGAGATCTGCGGGGTGTTGCGGGAGGAGTGGGGGGTGTATACGGAGCCTGCGGGGTTCTGA
- a CDS encoding glycoside hydrolase family 6 protein — MPRLIHALAALAVLGLAAGCTSAADIDEASVAGAASRKADPASPFWVDPASPAARQIEKWQQQGRTEDAELLRRIAERPAALWPAGEVDPTPVVGSAAAAALREGRTALFTAYNIPHRDCGQHSAGGAASAGAYRAWIGKFAAALGKAKAVVVLEPDAVAHVVDGCTPGEYHGEREKLLGEAIDRLKRQPNTKVYLDAGNPAWIKEPQKLAQLVQRLYRAGVARADGFALNVSNFQTNEVTKKYGLKLSKDLGGKHFVIDTSRNGKGPLTGAWCNPPGRALGTPPTFDTGEPALDAYLWVKRPGESDGTCGGGPEAGRWWPEYALGLARNSQA, encoded by the coding sequence ATGCCCCGGCTGATCCACGCCCTCGCGGCTCTCGCGGTGCTCGGACTCGCGGCGGGCTGTACGTCCGCGGCCGACATCGACGAGGCCTCCGTCGCCGGCGCCGCCTCCAGGAAGGCGGACCCCGCGTCGCCGTTCTGGGTCGACCCGGCGAGCCCCGCCGCCCGGCAGATCGAGAAGTGGCAGCAGCAAGGCCGTACCGAGGACGCCGAACTGCTCCGGCGGATCGCCGAGCGGCCCGCCGCGCTGTGGCCGGCCGGTGAGGTCGACCCGACCCCGGTGGTCGGCTCGGCCGCCGCAGCGGCGCTCCGGGAAGGGCGGACGGCGCTGTTCACGGCGTACAACATCCCGCACCGGGACTGCGGGCAGCACTCGGCGGGCGGGGCGGCGAGCGCGGGCGCCTACCGGGCCTGGATCGGGAAGTTCGCGGCTGCCCTGGGCAAGGCCAAGGCCGTGGTGGTGCTCGAGCCCGACGCGGTCGCGCATGTCGTGGACGGCTGCACGCCCGGCGAGTACCACGGTGAGCGCGAGAAGCTGCTCGGCGAGGCGATCGACCGGCTGAAGCGGCAGCCGAACACGAAGGTGTACCTGGACGCCGGCAACCCGGCCTGGATCAAGGAGCCTCAGAAACTGGCCCAGCTGGTCCAGCGCCTGTACCGGGCGGGCGTCGCGCGCGCCGACGGCTTCGCCCTCAACGTCTCCAACTTCCAGACCAACGAGGTCACCAAGAAGTACGGCCTGAAGCTCTCCAAGGACCTGGGCGGCAAGCACTTCGTCATCGACACGAGCCGCAACGGCAAGGGGCCTCTGACCGGCGCCTGGTGCAACCCGCCGGGCAGGGCGCTGGGCACCCCGCCCACCTTCGACACCGGCGAGCCCGCCCTGGACGCCTATCTGTGGGTCAAGCGGCCCGGGGAGTCGGACGGGACGTGCGGGGGCGGGCCGGAGGCTGGGCGGTGGTGGCCGGAGTACGCGCTGGGGCTGGCGCGCAACTCCCAGGCGTAG